The following are encoded together in the Bradyrhizobium sp. CCGUVB1N3 genome:
- a CDS encoding sensor histidine kinase, whose product MLPLIVFAVGIVFYNYTQDRSDANRRVLETVRSIRLVLDAEVQRMTGGLQVLALTNALRSGDFESFRRIVSGFLDQYGKDGVVLVSDRKGRLLFSSVTENTAGLPLRNNTEIVEKVFATKSPQYSDLFLGAIKQRQVVTVEVPVLRDGEVIYALTFSPPLDIFQTLVEKQRPDEHWTVSLLDSKGVVFARAPNPGDTFGKRATSSLYDEMFRKGEASLSAVSLDNIPLSAAYTRSRLTGWTVAAGVAESSLVAPLWRNIAITSLIGGVLLLTGLTFALRMAATIARGEMLHNLLIEELNHRVKNTLALMQAIAVQSFRSASRDERTKFEGRLGALAEAHNLLSQEKWQGSDLKDVIARALDPFLLNNPDRIRMNGPAVPLSPRLALVLSMIVHEIATNAAKYGALSNETGTVTLDWEVTADTAKPRLRLIWTERGGPPVTAPVQRGFGSRLIERSARDQLGGEATVDFLPRGVVYTISCALDEPR is encoded by the coding sequence ATGCTGCCCCTGATCGTCTTCGCCGTCGGCATCGTCTTCTACAACTACACGCAAGACCGCAGCGACGCCAATCGCCGTGTGCTGGAAACGGTGCGCAGCATACGCCTGGTGCTCGATGCCGAGGTACAGCGAATGACCGGTGGCTTGCAGGTGCTTGCGCTCACCAACGCACTGCGCAGCGGCGACTTCGAAAGCTTTCGACGCATCGTCTCAGGCTTCCTCGACCAGTACGGCAAGGACGGCGTCGTGCTGGTCTCCGACCGCAAGGGGCGGCTGCTGTTCTCGTCGGTGACGGAGAACACCGCGGGCCTGCCGCTGCGCAACAACACCGAGATCGTGGAGAAGGTCTTCGCGACCAAGTCGCCGCAATATTCCGACCTGTTCCTGGGCGCGATCAAGCAGCGCCAGGTCGTCACCGTGGAAGTCCCCGTGCTGCGCGACGGCGAGGTGATCTACGCGCTTACCTTCAGCCCGCCGCTCGACATCTTCCAGACGCTGGTCGAAAAGCAACGGCCGGATGAGCACTGGACGGTGTCGCTGCTGGACAGCAAGGGCGTCGTGTTCGCGCGCGCGCCCAACCCGGGCGACACGTTCGGCAAACGCGCCACCTCCTCGCTCTATGACGAGATGTTCCGCAAGGGCGAGGCGTCCTTGTCGGCGGTCTCGCTCGACAACATTCCGCTCAGTGCTGCCTATACGCGATCACGACTGACAGGCTGGACGGTTGCCGCCGGCGTTGCCGAGAGCTCGCTGGTCGCGCCGCTTTGGCGCAACATCGCGATCACGAGCCTGATCGGCGGCGTGCTGCTCCTGACAGGGCTTACCTTCGCCCTGCGGATGGCCGCGACCATCGCGCGTGGCGAAATGCTGCACAATCTGCTGATCGAAGAGCTCAACCATCGCGTCAAGAACACCCTCGCCTTGATGCAGGCGATCGCGGTGCAGTCGTTCCGCAGCGCGAGCCGCGACGAGCGCACCAAGTTCGAGGGGCGCCTCGGCGCGCTTGCGGAAGCCCACAATCTCCTGAGCCAGGAGAAGTGGCAGGGCTCCGATCTGAAGGACGTCATTGCCCGGGCACTGGACCCGTTCCTGCTGAACAATCCGGACCGCATACGGATGAACGGACCGGCGGTGCCGCTATCGCCGCGCCTCGCCCTCGTGCTGTCGATGATCGTGCACGAGATCGCGACCAACGCCGCCAAGTACGGCGCGCTGTCCAACGAGACCGGGACGGTGACGCTGGACTGGGAGGTCACGGCCGATACGGCCAAGCCGCGGCTGCGGCTGATCTGGACCGAGCGCGGCGGCCCGCCGGTGACCGCGCCCGTGCAGCGCGGCTTCGGCTCGCGCCTGATCGAGCGCAGCGCGCGTGATCAGCTCGGCGGCGAAGCGACGGTGGACTTCCTGCCGCGCGGCGTCGTCTACACGATCAGCTGCGCGCTGGACGAACCGCGGTAG
- a CDS encoding serine hydrolase — translation MLAPTPASPESVGMSKAALDRVDAHLKNRYVDAGRFPGTQLLVYRRGKIAHRSVLGLADVEREVPVKDDTIYRIYSMTKPLTSVAFMMLVEEGLVAIDEPVHKYIPEWKDLGVFVAGTNPAFLTRPPSRPMQIVDLLRHTSGLTYGFQQRSNVDAAYREQKIGEVEKAGTLQTMIEGLAKIPLEFSPGDAWNYSVSTDVIGYLIGKISGMPFEQFLKQRILDPLGMTDTDFHVPASKAHRFAACYSADPQGGMTFHAGQRRQGLTLQDDPTTSSFLSPPDFISGGGGLCSTAADYLTFCRALINGGELGGVRLIGPKTLALMTTNHIPGGHSLPDVSRSLFSEATYNGIGFGLGVAVTMRPAETLIAGSPGEYNWGGAATTSFWIDPAEELITIFMTQVLPSSAYPIRRELRSMVYAAITESNL, via the coding sequence ATGCTCGCCCCCACCCCCGCCTCGCCCGAATCCGTCGGCATGTCCAAGGCCGCGCTCGACCGCGTCGATGCGCATCTGAAGAACCGGTATGTCGATGCCGGCCGCTTCCCGGGAACGCAGCTCCTGGTCTATCGCCGCGGCAAGATCGCCCACCGCTCGGTGCTGGGCCTTGCCGACGTCGAGCGCGAGGTACCGGTCAAGGACGACACCATCTACCGCATCTATTCCATGACCAAGCCACTCACCAGCGTCGCCTTCATGATGCTGGTCGAGGAAGGCCTCGTCGCGATCGACGAACCCGTGCACAAGTACATTCCGGAATGGAAGGACCTCGGCGTCTTCGTCGCCGGCACGAACCCTGCCTTCCTGACCCGGCCGCCGTCCCGGCCGATGCAGATCGTCGACCTCCTGCGGCACACCTCGGGACTGACCTACGGCTTCCAGCAGCGCTCCAATGTCGATGCGGCCTATCGCGAGCAGAAGATCGGCGAGGTCGAGAAGGCCGGCACGCTGCAGACGATGATCGAGGGGCTCGCCAAGATCCCGCTGGAGTTCTCGCCGGGCGATGCCTGGAACTACTCGGTCTCAACCGACGTGATCGGCTATCTCATCGGCAAGATTTCGGGAATGCCGTTCGAGCAATTCCTGAAGCAGCGCATCCTCGACCCGCTCGGCATGACCGACACCGATTTCCACGTGCCCGCCTCCAAGGCGCACCGCTTCGCGGCCTGCTATTCCGCCGATCCGCAGGGCGGCATGACCTTCCATGCCGGCCAGCGCCGTCAGGGCCTGACGCTGCAGGACGACCCGACGACGAGCTCGTTCCTGTCGCCCCCAGATTTCATCTCCGGCGGCGGCGGTCTGTGCTCGACCGCTGCAGACTATCTCACCTTCTGCCGCGCGCTGATCAATGGCGGCGAACTCGGGGGCGTCAGGCTGATCGGACCGAAGACGCTGGCGCTCATGACGACCAACCACATTCCGGGCGGCCACAGCCTGCCCGACGTGTCTCGCTCGCTGTTCAGCGAAGCGACGTACAATGGCATCGGCTTTGGCCTCGGCGTCGCCGTGACCATGCGCCCCGCCGAGACACTCATTGCGGGCAGCCCCGGTGAATATAATTGGGGCGGCGCCGCCACCACCTCGTTCTGGATCGATCCGGCCGAAGAGCTGATCACGATCTTCATGACGCAGGTTCTGCCGTCGAGCGCCTACCCGATCCGGCGCGAGCTGCGCAGCATGGTCTACGCCGCGATCACCGAGAGCAATCTGTAG
- a CDS encoding SulP family inorganic anion transporter, whose protein sequence is MKHWIHWLPGLHTLRRYEAAWLRHDTFAGIVLATMLVPVGIAYATASGLPGIYGLYATIVPLMVYALFGPSRILVLGPDSALAGVILGVVAPLSGGDPLRAATLAGMMAIVSGMVCILAGIARLGFVTELLSKPIRYGYMNGIALTVLISQLPKLMGFSIESEGPLRSLLAIGGAIHQGRTNWVAFGIGLGTLIVILLLRNSKRLPGILIAVLGATVVVGALGLAAPYDVKVLGPLPQGLPGFVVPWISYGDMVPVLVGGCAIALISFADTSVLSRAYAARLGTRVDPNQELVGLGVANLVTGFFQGFSISSSSSRTPVAEAAGARTQLTSVVGALAIVVLLLAAPNLLQHLPSAALAAVVITSAIGLIEVADLKRIYRIQRWEFWLAIVCFVGVAVLGVIPGIGLAIAIAIAEFLWDGWRPHSAVLGRAQGVKGYHDVTRYPDARRIPGLVLFRWDAPLFFANAEFFKERILDAIATSPTSVRWLVVAAEPVTSVDVTACDVVAELDVALHAQGIELCFAELKDPVKDKLKRFGLFAQLGENYFFPTIGVAVSRYLEINDVAWEDWEDQAEVGANGP, encoded by the coding sequence ATGAAGCATTGGATCCACTGGTTGCCGGGGCTCCATACTCTCCGTCGGTATGAGGCGGCGTGGCTTCGGCACGATACCTTCGCCGGGATCGTCCTGGCGACAATGCTGGTCCCGGTCGGAATTGCCTACGCCACAGCATCGGGATTGCCTGGCATCTATGGTCTGTACGCAACGATCGTGCCGCTAATGGTCTATGCGTTGTTCGGTCCAAGCCGTATCCTCGTCCTCGGCCCGGACTCCGCTCTGGCAGGAGTCATCCTCGGCGTTGTCGCTCCGTTGTCCGGTGGTGATCCCCTGCGGGCCGCGACGCTCGCCGGCATGATGGCGATCGTTTCGGGGATGGTCTGCATTCTGGCGGGTATCGCGCGCCTGGGCTTTGTGACCGAGCTTCTCTCCAAGCCGATACGCTACGGTTACATGAACGGAATCGCGTTGACCGTATTGATCAGCCAGCTGCCGAAGCTCATGGGCTTCTCGATTGAGAGCGAAGGACCTCTTCGAAGTTTGTTGGCGATCGGCGGCGCAATCCATCAAGGGCGGACAAACTGGGTCGCGTTTGGGATCGGGCTCGGCACGTTGATCGTGATCCTGCTTCTCAGGAACAGCAAGCGGCTCCCGGGCATTCTGATCGCGGTTCTTGGCGCGACGGTCGTCGTCGGTGCGCTCGGTCTCGCAGCGCCTTATGACGTGAAGGTCCTGGGTCCTCTTCCTCAGGGACTGCCGGGTTTCGTCGTTCCCTGGATCAGCTACGGCGACATGGTCCCTGTGCTGGTCGGCGGTTGTGCGATAGCGCTGATATCATTTGCAGATACCAGCGTGCTCTCACGGGCCTATGCCGCACGATTGGGGACGCGGGTCGATCCCAACCAGGAGTTGGTGGGCCTCGGCGTCGCCAATCTGGTGACCGGCTTTTTTCAGGGGTTTTCGATCAGCAGCAGCAGCTCGCGTACACCCGTTGCGGAAGCCGCCGGCGCGCGGACCCAACTTACCAGCGTCGTTGGCGCGCTTGCCATCGTTGTGCTCTTGCTGGCGGCGCCAAACCTCCTTCAGCATTTGCCGAGTGCAGCATTGGCCGCTGTGGTCATCACTTCGGCGATCGGCTTGATCGAGGTCGCCGACCTGAAACGAATCTATCGCATTCAGCGGTGGGAGTTTTGGTTGGCGATCGTCTGCTTTGTCGGTGTCGCCGTGCTCGGTGTGATTCCAGGAATAGGCCTGGCAATCGCCATCGCCATCGCGGAGTTTCTTTGGGACGGATGGCGCCCGCATTCCGCCGTGTTGGGGCGCGCCCAAGGCGTCAAGGGTTATCACGACGTCACAAGATATCCGGATGCACGCCGAATCCCCGGGCTGGTCCTGTTTCGGTGGGATGCGCCTCTGTTCTTTGCCAACGCCGAATTCTTCAAGGAGCGCATTCTGGATGCCATAGCAACATCGCCGACGTCTGTACGCTGGCTGGTCGTTGCGGCGGAGCCGGTTACGAGCGTAGACGTCACAGCCTGCGACGTGGTCGCTGAACTCGATGTAGCGCTGCACGCGCAGGGGATTGAGCTGTGCTTTGCCGAGCTCAAGGATCCCGTGAAGGACAAGCTGAAGCGATTTGGCTTGTTCGCGCAGCTTGGCGAAAACTACTTCTTCCCGACCATCGGGGTCGCCGTTTCTCGTTATCTCGAAATCAATGATGTGGCGTGGGAGGACTGGGAGGACCAAGCCGAGGTTGGAGCGAACGGGCCTTAG
- the ntrB gene encoding nitrate ABC transporter permease encodes MSVKKIDAEGVAPSAGAAASVVAMTPKRPPRAETYARMAKETAVRVIPPLVVLALSMLVWELICRRAGSTLPPPSKVFKDTKELILDPFFDHGGIDKGLFWHLSASLQRVAYGYSIAAIVGIALGTLVGQSVWAMRGLDPLFQVLRTIPPLAWLPLSLAAFRDGQPSAIFVIFITSVWPIIINTAVGIRNIPQDYRNVAAVVQLNPLEFFGKIMIPAAAPYIFTGLRIGIGLSWLAIVAAEMLIGGVGIGFFIWDAWNSSHISEIILALFYVGIIGFVLDRLIAGLGKFVTHGTAQN; translated from the coding sequence ATGTCCGTGAAGAAGATCGACGCCGAAGGTGTTGCACCTTCCGCCGGCGCGGCCGCGTCGGTCGTCGCGATGACACCCAAGCGCCCGCCGCGCGCCGAGACATACGCTCGTATGGCAAAGGAGACCGCGGTCCGCGTCATCCCGCCGCTCGTCGTGCTCGCGTTGTCGATGCTGGTCTGGGAGCTCATCTGCCGCCGCGCCGGCTCCACGCTGCCGCCGCCGTCGAAAGTGTTCAAGGATACGAAGGAGCTGATCCTCGATCCGTTCTTCGACCACGGCGGTATCGACAAGGGCCTGTTCTGGCATCTCTCCGCCAGCCTCCAGCGCGTCGCCTATGGCTACTCGATCGCGGCCATCGTCGGCATCGCGCTCGGCACGCTGGTCGGGCAATCGGTCTGGGCGATGCGCGGACTCGATCCGCTATTCCAGGTCCTTCGCACCATCCCGCCGCTCGCCTGGCTGCCGCTCTCGCTCGCCGCCTTCCGCGACGGGCAGCCTTCGGCGATCTTCGTCATCTTCATCACCTCGGTGTGGCCGATCATCATCAACACCGCGGTCGGCATCCGCAACATCCCGCAGGACTACCGCAACGTCGCGGCCGTCGTGCAGCTCAATCCGCTGGAGTTCTTCGGCAAGATCATGATCCCCGCGGCCGCGCCCTACATCTTCACCGGCCTGCGTATCGGCATCGGCCTCTCCTGGCTCGCGATCGTCGCGGCCGAGATGCTGATCGGCGGCGTCGGCATCGGCTTCTTCATCTGGGACGCCTGGAACTCCTCGCATATCAGCGAGATCATCCTGGCACTGTTCTATGTCGGCATCATCGGCTTCGTGCTCGACCGCCTGATCGCGGGCCTCGGCAAGTTCGTCACCCACGGCACCGCGCAGAACTGA
- a CDS encoding CmpA/NrtA family ABC transporter substrate-binding protein has product MTKRIRRPSASGLSRRQLLKATGSTAALLAAAKLNFPAGAFAQESGPEVKGAKLGFIALTDATPLFVAKEKGIFAKYGMPDVEVQKQASWGTTRDNLVLGSEGNGIDGAHILTPMPYLISAGKVTQNNQPTPMYILARLNLNGQCISVAKEYADIKVGIDTAPFKVALDKKKASGKAVKAAMTFPGGTHDLWIRYWLAAGGIDPDKDIETIVVPPPQMVANMKVGTMDCFCVCEPWNLQLIHQEIGYTAVTTGELWDKHPEKSFGMRAAFVDKYPKATKALLMAVMEAQQWAEKVENREEAATICAKRQWINCPVEDVTDRMKGKFDYGTGRIVENSPQQMRFWKDNASYPFQSHDLWFLTEDIRWGKYEPNFDTKALIAKVNREDLWKDAAKTLGVAAADVPASTSRGKETFFDGKVFDPENPAAYLKSLAIKRVEV; this is encoded by the coding sequence ATGACCAAGCGCATTCGCCGCCCCTCCGCGAGCGGCCTCAGCCGCCGTCAATTGTTGAAAGCGACCGGTAGCACCGCCGCACTTCTCGCCGCCGCCAAGCTGAATTTCCCCGCAGGTGCGTTCGCGCAAGAATCAGGCCCCGAGGTCAAGGGCGCCAAGCTAGGCTTCATCGCGCTCACTGATGCGACCCCGCTGTTCGTTGCCAAGGAGAAGGGCATCTTCGCCAAATATGGCATGCCCGATGTCGAGGTACAGAAGCAGGCCTCGTGGGGCACGACGCGCGACAACCTCGTGCTCGGCTCCGAAGGCAACGGCATCGACGGCGCGCACATCCTCACTCCGATGCCGTATCTGATCTCCGCCGGCAAGGTGACGCAGAACAATCAGCCGACGCCGATGTACATCCTGGCAAGGCTCAACCTGAACGGACAGTGCATCTCGGTCGCCAAGGAATATGCCGACATCAAGGTTGGAATCGACACCGCGCCGTTCAAGGTCGCGCTGGACAAGAAGAAGGCCTCCGGCAAGGCCGTGAAGGCCGCGATGACCTTCCCCGGCGGCACGCATGACCTCTGGATCCGCTACTGGCTTGCCGCCGGCGGGATCGATCCCGACAAGGACATCGAAACCATCGTCGTGCCGCCGCCGCAGATGGTCGCTAACATGAAGGTTGGCACGATGGATTGCTTCTGCGTCTGCGAGCCCTGGAACCTCCAGCTCATCCACCAGGAGATCGGCTACACCGCGGTCACTACCGGTGAACTCTGGGACAAGCATCCCGAGAAGTCGTTCGGCATGCGCGCGGCCTTCGTCGACAAATATCCGAAGGCGACGAAAGCACTGCTGATGGCGGTGATGGAAGCCCAGCAATGGGCCGAGAAGGTCGAGAACCGCGAGGAAGCAGCGACGATCTGCGCCAAGCGCCAGTGGATCAATTGCCCGGTCGAGGACGTCACCGACCGCATGAAAGGCAAGTTCGACTACGGCACCGGCCGCATCGTCGAGAACTCGCCGCAGCAGATGCGCTTCTGGAAGGACAATGCGTCCTATCCGTTCCAGAGTCATGACCTCTGGTTCCTTACCGAAGACATCCGCTGGGGCAAGTACGAACCCAATTTCGACACCAAGGCGCTGATCGCCAAGGTCAACCGCGAGGACCTCTGGAAGGACGCGGCCAAGACGCTGGGCGTTGCAGCCGCTGATGTTCCGGCCTCCACCTCGCGCGGCAAGGAGACCTTCTTCGACGGCAAGGTGTTCGATCCCGAAAATCCGGCTGCCTATCTGAAGTCGCTCGCGATCAAGCGCGTCGAAGTCTGA
- a CDS encoding intradiol ring-cleavage dioxygenase, with product MTQFNETELTEAVIKSFDNTPNPRAKFLLQELVKSLHDYVSKTGLTFEEWDYAIDFLTRTGQKCTDTRQEFILLSDVLGVSMLVDAVNHRDRDGATETTVLGPFYVGEHKVTAHGTDISPHNLTGERMFVQSRVTDLSGAPLANVPVDVWHADDDGFYDSQKPNYDEVGASARARFVTDSDGRFFFRTILPCSYPIPTDGPVGEMIVQTNRHPMRPAHVHFLVNAKGYEPLITHVFIGGDKYLDSDVVFGVKDELIAKVEKRADPAMPDGGKAAAPWHLMTYEFHLKPGSGLAPKPLGVKVAEHA from the coding sequence ATGACCCAGTTCAACGAGACCGAGCTTACCGAGGCCGTCATCAAGAGCTTCGACAACACGCCCAATCCGCGTGCAAAGTTCCTGCTCCAGGAATTGGTGAAGTCGCTGCACGATTACGTGAGCAAGACCGGCCTCACCTTCGAGGAATGGGACTATGCGATCGATTTCCTGACCCGTACAGGACAAAAGTGCACCGACACCCGCCAGGAGTTCATCCTGCTTTCCGACGTGCTCGGCGTCTCCATGCTGGTCGACGCGGTGAACCACCGCGACCGCGACGGCGCCACCGAGACGACGGTGCTCGGTCCCTTCTATGTCGGCGAGCACAAGGTGACCGCGCACGGCACCGACATCTCGCCGCATAACCTGACCGGCGAGAGGATGTTCGTGCAGAGCCGTGTCACGGATCTCAGCGGTGCGCCGCTCGCGAATGTTCCGGTCGACGTCTGGCACGCCGACGACGACGGCTTCTACGATTCCCAGAAGCCGAACTACGACGAGGTTGGCGCTTCGGCGCGGGCGCGGTTCGTCACGGACAGTGACGGCCGCTTTTTCTTTCGCACCATTCTGCCCTGCAGCTATCCGATCCCGACTGACGGACCGGTCGGCGAGATGATCGTGCAGACCAACCGCCACCCGATGCGGCCCGCGCACGTTCACTTCCTGGTCAACGCCAAGGGCTATGAGCCCCTGATCACCCACGTCTTCATTGGCGGCGACAAATACCTGGATTCCGACGTGGTGTTCGGCGTCAAGGACGAGCTGATCGCGAAGGTCGAGAAACGCGCCGATCCGGCGATGCCCGACGGCGGCAAGGCGGCTGCGCCCTGGCACCTGATGACTTATGAATTCCACCTCAAGCCGGGCAGCGGTTTGGCTCCCAAGCCGCTCGGGGTGAAGGTCGCGGAGCACGCGTGA
- a CDS encoding cytochrome c biogenesis CcdA family protein: MQNVSITAALLAGLVSFLSPCVLPLVPPYLIYLTGATIEHVESDEQPSASRRAVMMSALLFVLGFSTIFIALGASASLIGTVIRAWSAELSILAGVVIIVMGLHFLGLTRINLLMREGRLPIPRPVGLWGAYIMGLAFAFGWTPCIGPILAAILSIAAAEATVTKGAGLLAVYSAGLGIPFLIAALLIEQFSALFARMKGHLVNVERAMGVLMVITGIFFLTGAISNMSIWLLETFPVLQSIG; this comes from the coding sequence ATGCAAAATGTTTCGATCACGGCGGCGCTGCTTGCCGGCCTCGTCAGCTTCCTCTCGCCCTGCGTCCTGCCCCTGGTTCCGCCCTATCTGATCTATCTGACCGGCGCCACGATCGAGCACGTCGAGAGCGACGAGCAGCCGTCGGCCTCCAGGCGCGCGGTGATGATGTCGGCACTGCTGTTCGTGCTTGGCTTCTCGACGATCTTCATTGCGCTGGGCGCCAGCGCCTCCCTGATCGGCACCGTGATCCGCGCCTGGTCGGCCGAGCTCTCGATCCTCGCCGGCGTCGTCATCATCGTGATGGGCCTGCACTTCCTCGGTTTGACGCGCATCAACCTGTTGATGCGGGAAGGGCGGCTGCCGATCCCCAGGCCCGTGGGGCTGTGGGGCGCCTATATCATGGGGCTGGCCTTCGCCTTCGGCTGGACGCCCTGCATCGGGCCGATCCTCGCGGCGATCCTCTCGATTGCCGCAGCGGAGGCGACGGTGACCAAGGGAGCCGGTCTGCTCGCGGTCTATTCCGCGGGGCTCGGCATTCCCTTCCTGATCGCAGCGCTCCTGATCGAGCAATTCTCGGCGCTGTTCGCGCGCATGAAGGGCCATCTCGTCAATGTCGAGCGGGCCATGGGCGTGCTGATGGTGATCACCGGCATTTTCTTTCTCACCGGCGCGATCAGCAACATGAGCATCTGGCTGCTCGAGACTTTTCCGGTGCTCCAGTCGATCGGCTAG
- a CDS encoding ABC transporter ATP-binding protein has product MTAYLKLDHIDKIFTRGAATTEVLKDINLTIEKGEYVSIIGHSGCGKSTLLNIIAGLTGASTGGVLLENREANSPGPDRAVVFQNHSLLPWLTVFENVKLGVDKVFARTKKRAEREAWVMHNLNLVQMAHAKDKRPSEISGGMKQRVGIARALAMEPKVLLLDEPFGALDALTRAHLQDSVMALHQKLGNTILMITHDVDEAVLLSDRIVMMTNGPSAHIGEVLDVPLARPRKRLELASNATYLKCRQRVLEFLYERHRFVEAA; this is encoded by the coding sequence ATGACCGCCTATCTGAAGCTCGATCACATCGACAAGATCTTTACCCGCGGTGCCGCCACCACCGAGGTGCTGAAGGACATCAACCTCACCATCGAGAAGGGCGAATACGTCTCGATCATCGGCCATTCCGGCTGCGGCAAGTCGACCCTGCTCAACATCATCGCAGGTCTGACCGGCGCCTCGACCGGCGGCGTGCTGCTGGAGAACCGCGAGGCCAACTCGCCCGGACCCGATCGCGCCGTGGTGTTCCAGAACCACAGCCTGCTGCCCTGGCTGACCGTGTTCGAGAACGTCAAGCTTGGCGTCGACAAGGTGTTTGCCAGGACCAAGAAGCGGGCCGAGCGCGAGGCCTGGGTCATGCACAATCTCAACCTCGTGCAGATGGCCCATGCCAAGGACAAGCGTCCGTCGGAAATCTCCGGCGGCATGAAGCAGCGCGTCGGCATTGCGCGTGCGCTCGCGATGGAGCCGAAGGTGCTCCTGCTCGACGAGCCCTTCGGCGCGCTCGACGCGCTGACCCGCGCGCATTTGCAGGACTCGGTGATGGCGCTGCATCAGAAGCTCGGCAACACGATTCTGATGATCACCCACGACGTCGACGAGGCCGTGCTGTTGTCCGACCGTATCGTGATGATGACCAACGGGCCGAGCGCGCACATCGGCGAGGTGTTGGACGTGCCGCTCGCGCGTCCTCGCAAGCGGCTCGAGCTCGCGTCGAACGCCACTTACTTGAAGTGCCGCCAGCGCGTGCTCGAATTCCTCTACGAGCGTCATCGCTTCGTCGAGGCGGCGTAG